In the Acropora muricata isolate sample 2 chromosome 10, ASM3666990v1, whole genome shotgun sequence genome, one interval contains:
- the LOC136931435 gene encoding uncharacterized protein isoform X1, translated as MDRRSHESSNVDRTLDKLNVTLVTNNAGWNITVTDQLLTGLARDPLVRLSGLVEKKTQELMDWAEKLNMKLFTPKQLIGYPDKDRLAFPPEDLDIDVMIIYSYGIDLGRQAQVIQEAKKCKWAHVVHTISEELAKYREKEIHDSEHDVQLQLCECADIIIAIGPKVAEAYRNYLAFSDKYVFNLTPEIVHNLIDVRPLVECGEIFRILVSATYYEKFFEAKGLDIAAKAIHLLQDTSYEIKFVVTPKEDVEVLQSNLKVHLNKKQFTVGTFKRNPKEWKRLLCQVQLAILPSRAEGFGTTILSALSADVPVLIGGNTGLGMAVKKLPSGAEYIIDSDEPQVWADKIKEVREKGVGKCSDDAKQLRKEYMEKYSTQEQCHALVKKLLEFFPDKQGRLRKSVEHVDEVDTVRVSYVEPGIQPTKSSSVGHTEEVDTMEGSYFESKIEQVKVFSPPDQGNESGAMAQPVQKMGVQEELGSEMKPPSLSGLSIEETSPHHGYDVVDAGSTYQEPTSKLLMPVTQLPYGILGPVCLKLDIKDDLHFRDFRLLGEKMGFGKDVTRNLEQRLNATKQLLQLWSTTRPKATVGRLIEMLKEKDFDRSDVVELLEDWVYGKGQE; from the exons ATGGATCGAAGAAGTCATGAATCCTCAAATGTCGATCGAA CCCTTGACAAATTGAATGTAACTCTGGTTACAAATAATGCGGGTTGGAATATTACAGTCACAGATCAGTTACTCACTGGGCTGGCAAGGGATCCATTGGTGAGACTGTCTGGTctagttgaaaaaaaaacccagGAACTCATGGACTGGGCAGAGAAGTTGAATATGAAGCTCTTCACTCCAAAACAGTTGATTGGTTATCCAGACAAGGATCGTCTTGCTTTTCCACCAGAGGATCTTGACATAGATGTTATGATCATCTATTCCTATGGGATTGACCTCGGACGACAAGCGCAAGTCATCCAGGAAGCCAAAAAGTGTAAATGGGCTCATGTGGTTCACACAATCAGTGAAGAGTTGGCAAAGTACAGGGAAAAGGAGATTCATGACTCTGAGCATGATGTGCAGTTACAATTGTGTGAATGTGCCGACATAATTATTGCCATTGGCCCCAAAGTAGCTGAAGCCTACCGCAATTATCTGGCATTCAGTGACAAGTATGTTTTCAATTTAACTCCAGAAATTGTTCATAATTTGATAGATGTTCGGCCACTGGTTGAATGTGGGGAGATTTTCCGCATCCTGGTCAGTGCAACCTATTATGAAAAGTTCTTTGAAGCCAAAGGACTTGATATTGCTGCAAAAGCAATCCATTTGTTGCAGGACACCTCATACGAAATCAAGTTCGTTGTGACACCAAAGGAAGATGTGGAAGTACTGCAAAGTAATCTGAAGGTTCATCTCAATAAAAAACAATTCACTGTAGGAACATTTAAAAGGAATCCAAAAGAGTGGAAGAGGTTGCTTTGTCAAGTACAGCTAGCCATCCTGCCTTCACGGGCCGAGGGTTTTGGAACGACTATCCTGTCAGCATTGTCCGCTGATGTGCCAGTCCTTATCGGTGGAAATACAGGGCTTGGAATGGCAGTGAAGAAATTACCCAGTGGCGCAGAATATATTATAGATTCTGACGAGCCACAAGTTTGGGCCGACAAGATTAAAGAAGTTCGAGAAAAAGGTGTAGGAAAGTGTTCTGATGATGCTAAACAACTGCGGAAAGAGTACATGGAGAAGTACAGCACGCAAGAGCAATGTCACGCGCTGGTGAAGAAATTGTTGGAGTTTTTTCCAGATAAACAAG GGAGATTAAGGAAGAGTGTGGAGCATGTTGACGAAGTGGATACCGTGAGAGTCTCCTACGTCGAACCCGGGATCCAGCCAACGAAAAGTTCCAGTGTTGGGCACACGGAAGAAGTGGATACGATGGAAGGCTCCTACTTCGAATCCAAGATCGAGCAAGTGAAAGTTTTCAGTCCTCCAGATCAAGGGAATGAGAGTGGGGCAATGGCACAGCCGGTGCAAAAGATGGGTGTACAAGAGGAATTGGGATCCGAAATGAAGCCCCCGAGCTTATCAGGATTAAGTATTGAAGAGACAAGTCCGCATCATGGATATGATGTGGTAGATGCAGGCAGCACTTACCAAGAGCCAACTTCTAAGCTATTAATGCCTGTCACACAACTTCCCTACGGTATCCTTGGACCAGTATGTTTAAAACTAGACATAAAAGATGATTTACATTTTCGAGATTTTCGATTGTTGGGCGAAAAAATGGGATTTGGCAAAGACGTTACTCGAAACTTGGAACAGAGACTAAATGCAACGAAGCAACTTCTTCAACTGTGGAGCACAACAAGACCAAAGGCTACAGTAGGACGTCTTATCGAAATGTTAAAGGAAAAAGATTTCGACCGATCGGATGTGGTTGAGCTTCTTGAGGACTGGGTCTATGGGAAGGGCCAAGAATGA
- the LOC136931435 gene encoding uncharacterized protein isoform X3 — translation MDWAEKLNMKLFTPKQLIGYPDKDRLAFPPEDLDIDVMIIYSYGIDLGRQAQVIQEAKKCKWAHVVHTISEELAKYREKEIHDSEHDVQLQLCECADIIIAIGPKVAEAYRNYLAFSDKYVFNLTPEIVHNLIDVRPLVECGEIFRILVSATYYEKFFEAKGLDIAAKAIHLLQDTSYEIKFVVTPKEDVEVLQSNLKVHLNKKQFTVGTFKRNPKEWKRLLCQVQLAILPSRAEGFGTTILSALSADVPVLIGGNTGLGMAVKKLPSGAEYIIDSDEPQVWADKIKEVREKGVGKCSDDAKQLRKEYMEKYSTQEQCHALVKKLLEFFPDKQGRLRKSVEHVDEVDTVRVSYVEPGIQPTKSSSVGHTEEVDTMEGSYFESKIEQVKVFSPPDQGNESGAMAQPVQKMGVQEELGSEMKPPSLSGLSIEETSPHHGYDVVDAGSTYQEPTSKLLMPVTQLPYGILGPVCLKLDIKDDLHFRDFRLLGEKMGFGKDVTRNLEQRLNATKQLLQLWSTTRPKATVGRLIEMLKEKDFDRSDVVELLEDWVYGKGQE, via the exons ATGGACTGGGCAGAGAAGTTGAATATGAAGCTCTTCACTCCAAAACAGTTGATTGGTTATCCAGACAAGGATCGTCTTGCTTTTCCACCAGAGGATCTTGACATAGATGTTATGATCATCTATTCCTATGGGATTGACCTCGGACGACAAGCGCAAGTCATCCAGGAAGCCAAAAAGTGTAAATGGGCTCATGTGGTTCACACAATCAGTGAAGAGTTGGCAAAGTACAGGGAAAAGGAGATTCATGACTCTGAGCATGATGTGCAGTTACAATTGTGTGAATGTGCCGACATAATTATTGCCATTGGCCCCAAAGTAGCTGAAGCCTACCGCAATTATCTGGCATTCAGTGACAAGTATGTTTTCAATTTAACTCCAGAAATTGTTCATAATTTGATAGATGTTCGGCCACTGGTTGAATGTGGGGAGATTTTCCGCATCCTGGTCAGTGCAACCTATTATGAAAAGTTCTTTGAAGCCAAAGGACTTGATATTGCTGCAAAAGCAATCCATTTGTTGCAGGACACCTCATACGAAATCAAGTTCGTTGTGACACCAAAGGAAGATGTGGAAGTACTGCAAAGTAATCTGAAGGTTCATCTCAATAAAAAACAATTCACTGTAGGAACATTTAAAAGGAATCCAAAAGAGTGGAAGAGGTTGCTTTGTCAAGTACAGCTAGCCATCCTGCCTTCACGGGCCGAGGGTTTTGGAACGACTATCCTGTCAGCATTGTCCGCTGATGTGCCAGTCCTTATCGGTGGAAATACAGGGCTTGGAATGGCAGTGAAGAAATTACCCAGTGGCGCAGAATATATTATAGATTCTGACGAGCCACAAGTTTGGGCCGACAAGATTAAAGAAGTTCGAGAAAAAGGTGTAGGAAAGTGTTCTGATGATGCTAAACAACTGCGGAAAGAGTACATGGAGAAGTACAGCACGCAAGAGCAATGTCACGCGCTGGTGAAGAAATTGTTGGAGTTTTTTCCAGATAAACAAG GGAGATTAAGGAAGAGTGTGGAGCATGTTGACGAAGTGGATACCGTGAGAGTCTCCTACGTCGAACCCGGGATCCAGCCAACGAAAAGTTCCAGTGTTGGGCACACGGAAGAAGTGGATACGATGGAAGGCTCCTACTTCGAATCCAAGATCGAGCAAGTGAAAGTTTTCAGTCCTCCAGATCAAGGGAATGAGAGTGGGGCAATGGCACAGCCGGTGCAAAAGATGGGTGTACAAGAGGAATTGGGATCCGAAATGAAGCCCCCGAGCTTATCAGGATTAAGTATTGAAGAGACAAGTCCGCATCATGGATATGATGTGGTAGATGCAGGCAGCACTTACCAAGAGCCAACTTCTAAGCTATTAATGCCTGTCACACAACTTCCCTACGGTATCCTTGGACCAGTATGTTTAAAACTAGACATAAAAGATGATTTACATTTTCGAGATTTTCGATTGTTGGGCGAAAAAATGGGATTTGGCAAAGACGTTACTCGAAACTTGGAACAGAGACTAAATGCAACGAAGCAACTTCTTCAACTGTGGAGCACAACAAGACCAAAGGCTACAGTAGGACGTCTTATCGAAATGTTAAAGGAAAAAGATTTCGACCGATCGGATGTGGTTGAGCTTCTTGAGGACTGGGTCTATGGGAAGGGCCAAGAATGA
- the LOC136931435 gene encoding uncharacterized protein isoform X2, whose amino-acid sequence MDRRSHESSNVDRTLDKLNVTLVTNNAGWNITVTDQLLTGLARDPLVRLSGLVEKKTQELMDWAEKLNMKLFTPKQLIGYPDKDRLAFPPEDLDIDVMIIYSYGIDLGRQAQVIQEAKKCKWAHVVHTISEELAKYREKEIHDSEHDVQLQLCECADIIIAIGPKVAEAYRNYLAFSDKYVFNLTPEIVHNLIDVRPLVECGEIFRILVSATYYEKFFEAKGLDIAAKAIHLLQDTSYEIKFVVTPKEDVEVLQSNLKVHLNKKQFTVGTFKRNPKEWKRLLCQVQLAILPSRAEGFGTTILSALSADVPVLIGGNTGLGMAVKKLPSGAEYIIDSDEPQVWADKIKEVREKGVGKCSDDAKQLRKEYMEKYSTQEQCHALVKKLLEFFPDKQGRLRKSVEHVDEVDTVRVSYVEPGIQPTKSSSVGHTGLSIEETSPHHGYDVVDAGSTYQEPTSKLLMPVTQLPYGILGPVCLKLDIKDDLHFRDFRLLGEKMGFGKDVTRNLEQRLNATKQLLQLWSTTRPKATVGRLIEMLKEKDFDRSDVVELLEDWVYGKGQE is encoded by the exons ATGGATCGAAGAAGTCATGAATCCTCAAATGTCGATCGAA CCCTTGACAAATTGAATGTAACTCTGGTTACAAATAATGCGGGTTGGAATATTACAGTCACAGATCAGTTACTCACTGGGCTGGCAAGGGATCCATTGGTGAGACTGTCTGGTctagttgaaaaaaaaacccagGAACTCATGGACTGGGCAGAGAAGTTGAATATGAAGCTCTTCACTCCAAAACAGTTGATTGGTTATCCAGACAAGGATCGTCTTGCTTTTCCACCAGAGGATCTTGACATAGATGTTATGATCATCTATTCCTATGGGATTGACCTCGGACGACAAGCGCAAGTCATCCAGGAAGCCAAAAAGTGTAAATGGGCTCATGTGGTTCACACAATCAGTGAAGAGTTGGCAAAGTACAGGGAAAAGGAGATTCATGACTCTGAGCATGATGTGCAGTTACAATTGTGTGAATGTGCCGACATAATTATTGCCATTGGCCCCAAAGTAGCTGAAGCCTACCGCAATTATCTGGCATTCAGTGACAAGTATGTTTTCAATTTAACTCCAGAAATTGTTCATAATTTGATAGATGTTCGGCCACTGGTTGAATGTGGGGAGATTTTCCGCATCCTGGTCAGTGCAACCTATTATGAAAAGTTCTTTGAAGCCAAAGGACTTGATATTGCTGCAAAAGCAATCCATTTGTTGCAGGACACCTCATACGAAATCAAGTTCGTTGTGACACCAAAGGAAGATGTGGAAGTACTGCAAAGTAATCTGAAGGTTCATCTCAATAAAAAACAATTCACTGTAGGAACATTTAAAAGGAATCCAAAAGAGTGGAAGAGGTTGCTTTGTCAAGTACAGCTAGCCATCCTGCCTTCACGGGCCGAGGGTTTTGGAACGACTATCCTGTCAGCATTGTCCGCTGATGTGCCAGTCCTTATCGGTGGAAATACAGGGCTTGGAATGGCAGTGAAGAAATTACCCAGTGGCGCAGAATATATTATAGATTCTGACGAGCCACAAGTTTGGGCCGACAAGATTAAAGAAGTTCGAGAAAAAGGTGTAGGAAAGTGTTCTGATGATGCTAAACAACTGCGGAAAGAGTACATGGAGAAGTACAGCACGCAAGAGCAATGTCACGCGCTGGTGAAGAAATTGTTGGAGTTTTTTCCAGATAAACAAG GGAGATTAAGGAAGAGTGTGGAGCATGTTGACGAAGTGGATACCGTGAGAGTCTCCTACGTCGAACCCGGGATCCAGCCAACGAAAAGTTCCAGTGTTGGGCACAC AGGATTAAGTATTGAAGAGACAAGTCCGCATCATGGATATGATGTGGTAGATGCAGGCAGCACTTACCAAGAGCCAACTTCTAAGCTATTAATGCCTGTCACACAACTTCCCTACGGTATCCTTGGACCAGTATGTTTAAAACTAGACATAAAAGATGATTTACATTTTCGAGATTTTCGATTGTTGGGCGAAAAAATGGGATTTGGCAAAGACGTTACTCGAAACTTGGAACAGAGACTAAATGCAACGAAGCAACTTCTTCAACTGTGGAGCACAACAAGACCAAAGGCTACAGTAGGACGTCTTATCGAAATGTTAAAGGAAAAAGATTTCGACCGATCGGATGTGGTTGAGCTTCTTGAGGACTGGGTCTATGGGAAGGGCCAAGAATGA